The genomic DNA TCATCTTCAGCCCGTGCTGCTCCACCATCTCTCGCGTGGCCCGCCGCACCCGGTCTTCGTCGGCGCGGAGGACGTGCATCTGCTTCACCTCGTCGTCGCTGGCCAGGCGGAGCACGGTGGCGCCGGCGTCAGCGCCCTCGCCGCACTTCTGGCGGGCGGCGCCGCCCACGGTGCGCACGCGGCCCACGTCGCGGCCCCGCTCCACCTCGACCAAGACCCAGTCCGTGGGCCGGATGGCGGGGTCGGCGCAGGCGAAGAAGCCCTTCCGCATCCCCTTGAAGGCGACCTCCACCAGGTGGGGAGAGCCGGCCGCGGGGGCGACGGGCTGGAA from Longimicrobiaceae bacterium includes the following:
- a CDS encoding PSP1 domain-containing protein; this encodes MSLELPVFQPVAPAAGSPHLVEVAFKGMRKGFFACADPAIRPTDWVLVEVERGRDVGRVRTVGGAARQKCGEGADAGATVLRLASDDEVKQMHVLRADEDRVRRATREMVEQHGLKMKVSDAEWQWDRNKLTIYFTAERRVDFRQLVRDLARTFRTRIELKQIGVRDEAAQLGGVGRCGRQLCCATWLREIKPISLQLA